One Spinacia oleracea cultivar Varoflay chromosome 4, BTI_SOV_V1, whole genome shotgun sequence DNA segment encodes these proteins:
- the LOC130471470 gene encoding uncharacterized protein produces the protein MFAKILVEVCIDQQFPSMIHFLNEKGTKVDQQVYYDWLPIMCTVCKGMGHDHSKCNKKNSTGGRKVWVKKTVQSNPTTKDTEVVIGQVHPVNTERSGPVARQVDSEGFEQAARFSKSKGQQLKPVVTGNSFMALDCEDEEDGSENGHIADVRHEKQKEVRYMIQSHNIKLFSLLETREKASKMGSIYLNLCPNWCFTTNPSFHNNGRIILAWDPDAFTVNIIHMGSQLIHCMITPRTFGDQFFASFVYGMNTPLEREELWSSLAALTSNTAWIIMGDFNAIMNMEDRVGAAVRTADIMPMRQCMARCKLTEVKTMGRHFTWTNKQEGVDRVFSRIDRVLANEAWGDLFDGAEATFLPEGTFDHCPMILTTFLSQQ, from the exons ATGTTTGCTAAGATTCTGGTAGAAGTCTGCATTGACCAACAGTTCCCCTCCATGATTCATTTCTTGAATGAGAAGGGCACCAAAGTTGACCAACAAGTCTACTATGACTGGCTACCTATTATGTGTACAGTGTGCAAGGGGATGGGTCATGATCACTCCAAATGCAACAAGAAAAACAGTACTGGGGGAAGGAAGGTGTGGGTTAAGAAAACTGTGCAAAGTAACCCAACCACCAAGGATACAGAAGTAGTCATTGGGCAAGTCCACCCTGTTAACACCGAGAGAAGTGGTCCAGTGGCAAGACAAGTTGATTCAGAAGGTTTTGAGCAAGCTGCTAGATTCAGCAAGAGCAAGGGGCAACAATTGAAGCCAGTTGTTACTGGTAACTCTTTTATGGCCCTTGATTGTGAGGATGAGGAGGATGGAAGTGAGAATGGTCACATTGCAGATGTGAG GCATGAGAAACAGAAAGAAGTGAGATACATGATTCAATCTCACAACATTAAGCTGTTCAGTCTCCTTGAAACAAGGGAAAAGGCTTCCAAAATGGGTAGTATATACCTTAACTTGTGTCCTAATTGGTGTTTTACCACAAACCCGAGTTTCCATAATAATGGAAGGATTATCTTAGCTTGGGATCCTGATGCTTTCACAGTGAACATTATTCACATGGGCAGTCAACTCATTCATTGTATGATCACACCTAGAACCTTTGGAGACCagttttttgcttcttttgttTATGGTATGAACACTCCTTTGGAGAGAGAGGAGCTTTGGTCCTCTCTTGCAGCTCTCACCAGCAACACTGCTTGGATTATAATGGGTGACTTCAATGCCATTATGAATATGGAGGACAGAGTGGGAGCAGCTGTCAGAACTGCTGACATTATGCCCATGAGACAATGTATGGCAAGATGCAAGCTCACTGAAGTTAAAACCATGGGTAGACACTTTACTTGGACCAATAAGCAAGAAGGGGTTGATAGAGTTTTCTCTAGGATTGACAGAGTTCTAGCCAATGAAGCTTGGGGGGACTTGTTTGATGGTGCTGAAGCTACTTTCCTTCCTGAGGGAACCTTTGACCATTGCCCAATGATCTTGACTACTTTTCTGTCCCAACAATAG